From Arcobacter lacus, one genomic window encodes:
- the atpD gene encoding F0F1 ATP synthase subunit beta, which yields MKGKVIQVMGPVVDVEFDGYLPEINEAIDVTLADASKDRLVLEVAAHIGDSRVRTIAMDMTEGLVRGQECIATGGPIKVPVGEAVLGRIFNVIGDPVDEGSAIPADTERWSIHRSAPTFEEQSTKTEMFETGIKVVDLLAPYSKGGKVGLFGGAGVGKTVIIMELIHNVAFKHSGYSVFAGVGERTREGNDLYHEMKDSNVLDKVALCYGQMSEPPGARNRIALTGLTMAEYFRDEKGLDVLMFIDNIFRFAQSGSEMSALLGRIPSAVGYQPTLASEMGKLQERITSTSKGSITSVQAVYVPADDLTDPAPASVFAHLDATTVLNRKIAEKGIYPAVDPLDSTSRILSADIIGQEHYNTARGVQSVLQKYKDLQDIIAILGMDELSESDKLVVARARKIERFLSQPFFVAEVFTGSPGKYVELKDTIAGFQGILDGKYDNIPEMAFYMVGGIDEVLAKAEKMK from the coding sequence GGATATTTACCAGAAATCAATGAAGCTATTGATGTTACATTAGCTGATGCTAGTAAAGATAGATTAGTACTAGAAGTTGCTGCGCATATTGGTGATAGTAGAGTTAGAACTATTGCAATGGATATGACAGAAGGTTTAGTTAGAGGTCAAGAGTGTATAGCTACTGGTGGACCAATTAAAGTTCCAGTTGGTGAAGCTGTATTAGGAAGAATTTTCAATGTTATTGGTGATCCAGTTGATGAGGGTTCTGCAATTCCTGCTGATACTGAAAGATGGTCTATTCATAGATCTGCTCCAACTTTTGAAGAGCAATCAACAAAAACTGAAATGTTTGAAACAGGTATCAAAGTTGTTGACCTTTTAGCTCCTTATTCAAAAGGAGGAAAAGTTGGACTATTCGGTGGTGCTGGAGTTGGAAAAACAGTTATTATTATGGAATTAATCCATAACGTTGCATTTAAACACTCAGGATACTCTGTATTTGCAGGTGTTGGAGAAAGAACAAGAGAAGGAAATGACCTTTACCATGAGATGAAAGACTCAAACGTTCTTGATAAAGTTGCACTGTGCTATGGTCAAATGAGTGAACCACCAGGTGCAAGAAATAGAATTGCATTAACAGGTCTTACAATGGCTGAGTACTTTAGAGATGAAAAAGGACTAGATGTTCTTATGTTTATTGATAACATCTTTAGATTTGCTCAATCTGGATCTGAAATGTCAGCTTTATTAGGAAGAATTCCTTCAGCGGTTGGATACCAACCAACACTTGCTTCAGAAATGGGTAAATTACAAGAAAGAATTACTTCTACATCTAAAGGTTCTATTACTTCAGTTCAAGCTGTTTACGTACCAGCGGATGACTTAACTGACCCTGCACCAGCTTCTGTTTTTGCTCACTTAGATGCAACTACAGTTTTAAATAGAAAAATTGCTGAAAAAGGTATTTATCCAGCGGTTGATCCACTAGATTCTACTTCAAGAATTTTAAGTGCTGATATCATCGGACAAGAACACTATAATACAGCAAGAGGTGTTCAATCTGTATTACAAAAATACAAAGATTTACAAGATATTATTGCAATTCTTGGTATGGATGAGTTATCAGAATCTGATAAACTTGTTGTTGCAAGAGCTAGAAAAATTGAAAGATTTTTATCTCAACCATTCTTCGTTGCAGAAGTATTTACAGGAAGCCCAGGTAAATATGTTGAATTAAAAGATACTATTGCAGGATTCCAAGGAATTTTAGATGGTAAATATGACAACATTCCTGAAATGGCATTCTATATGGTTGGTGGAATCGACGAGGTTCTAGCAAAAGCTGAGAAAATGAAATAA
- the tolB gene encoding Tol-Pal system protein TolB: MFRIFLFISLMFGSVFAEVDGHLDIVKKGMVLPKIVVAIATDSPEKGTLSKIRKSLSDDLGISGHFDVATSNSQFSYNGMPDLSLRNQGISLFVNLSAEREANGNYTLKTKLYDLNAVNALGGNASGLVLEKNFTTSLEERFVFLAHKSAISINDYFKAPSIAWMDKFVVFAVYDGPRKSDIMIGDYSLTYKKKVVTGGLNIFPKWADKEQKTIYYTSYNYDKPTLVKLNIYNRSKEVIMDSDGMLACSDVSKDGSKLLITASPTGQPDIFLYDVNTKTKKQVAGGPTWIDVGGQFVEDDKEIVFVSDRLGNPNIFKQRIGSSSVERMVFHSKNNSSVTSNGNNIIFSSKDSDNEMGKSFNLYLISTRTDSLQRLTSQGVNQFPKFSQDGQSVLFIKTVGDASAVGIIRLEYNKSFLFPLTGKRIQSIDW, translated from the coding sequence ATGTTTAGAATATTTTTATTTATATCTTTAATGTTCGGTTCTGTTTTTGCAGAAGTTGATGGGCATTTAGATATTGTTAAAAAAGGAATGGTACTTCCAAAAATTGTAGTTGCTATTGCAACTGATAGTCCTGAAAAAGGAACTTTAAGTAAAATTAGAAAAAGCTTATCTGATGATTTAGGTATTAGTGGACATTTTGATGTTGCTACTTCTAATAGTCAATTCTCATATAATGGAATGCCTGATTTAAGTTTAAGAAATCAAGGTATTAGTTTATTTGTAAATTTATCAGCTGAAAGAGAAGCAAATGGTAATTATACATTGAAAACAAAATTGTATGACTTAAATGCAGTAAATGCATTAGGAGGAAATGCTTCAGGTCTTGTTTTAGAAAAAAACTTTACAACTTCATTAGAAGAGAGATTTGTTTTTTTAGCACATAAATCAGCAATTTCAATTAATGATTATTTTAAAGCACCAAGTATTGCTTGGATGGATAAATTTGTTGTTTTTGCAGTATATGATGGACCAAGAAAATCAGATATTATGATTGGAGATTATTCTTTAACTTATAAAAAGAAAGTTGTAACTGGTGGTCTTAATATTTTCCCAAAATGGGCAGATAAAGAGCAAAAAACTATTTATTATACTTCTTATAACTATGATAAACCAACTTTAGTTAAATTAAATATTTATAATAGAAGTAAAGAGGTTATAATGGATTCAGATGGGATGTTAGCTTGTTCTGATGTAAGTAAAGATGGTTCTAAATTATTAATTACTGCTTCTCCTACTGGACAACCAGATATATTTTTATATGATGTAAATACAAAAACTAAAAAACAGGTTGCTGGTGGACCTACATGGATTGATGTTGGTGGACAATTTGTGGAAGATGATAAAGAAATAGTTTTTGTTTCTGATAGATTAGGAAATCCAAATATTTTTAAACAAAGAATTGGTTCAAGTTCTGTTGAAAGAATGGTTTTTCATAGTAAGAATAACTCTTCAGTTACATCAAATGGAAATAATATAATTTTTAGTAGTAAAGATTCAGATAATGAGATGGGTAAAAGTTTCAATTTATATCTAATTTCTACTAGAACTGATAGCTTACAAAGATTAACATCTCAAGGTGTAAATCAATTTCCTAAGTTTTCTCAAGATGGACAGAGTGTTTTATTTATAAAAACAGTTGGTGATGCAAGTGCGGTTGGTATTATTAGATTAGAATATAATAAATCGTTCCTATTCCCATTAACTGGTAAAAGAATACAATCTATAGACTGGTAA
- the atpC gene encoding ATP synthase F1 subunit epsilon, whose protein sequence is MDTIKLSIVTPNGEIFNDDVKTVTLPGKEGEFGVLPGHSSLVSSLTVGVIVIEKVDSTEAVAINWGHVKVDEKSVDVLADGAIALTAGKDSEIAKNIEAAKELVNSVKDSNISVAAVEAKINSFA, encoded by the coding sequence ATGGATACAATTAAACTATCAATCGTTACACCTAATGGAGAAATATTTAATGATGATGTGAAAACTGTAACTCTTCCTGGTAAAGAGGGAGAGTTCGGTGTTCTACCAGGACACTCATCATTAGTTTCTTCATTAACTGTAGGTGTTATCGTTATTGAAAAAGTGGATTCTACAGAAGCTGTTGCTATTAATTGGGGACATGTTAAAGTAGATGAGAAATCAGTTGATGTTTTAGCAGATGGAGCTATTGCATTAACAGCTGGAAAAGATTCTGAAATTGCTAAAAATATTGAAGCAGCAAAAGAGTTAGTTAATTCTGTAAAAGATTCTAACATTTCAGTTGCGGCAGTTGAAGCTAAAATCAATTCATTTGCATAA
- a CDS encoding MotA/TolQ/ExbB proton channel family protein, which translates to MITTLLNYLANSSAITYIVLALLSVYIVLTFWIFLHRNNVLNSLLNNEKRSLESLTSRETRFSPLSALNKCSNNIASKELLHACEINIIKDASSGLSWLAIISSTSPFIGLFGTVIGILESFAKFANQSKVAFSIIAPAISEALVATAAGILVAIFAYTFHQILSRKVYELSIFLKAQSQILIAKG; encoded by the coding sequence ATGATTACTACATTACTAAATTATTTGGCAAATAGTAGTGCTATAACTTATATAGTTTTAGCACTATTGTCAGTTTATATCGTACTTACTTTTTGGATTTTTTTGCATAGAAATAATGTTCTAAATTCACTTCTTAACAATGAAAAAAGATCTTTAGAATCTTTAACTTCAAGAGAGACTAGATTTTCACCATTATCTGCACTTAATAAATGTTCAAATAATATAGCTTCAAAAGAGTTACTACATGCATGTGAAATTAATATAATTAAAGATGCAAGTTCTGGACTTTCTTGGTTAGCAATAATATCTTCGACATCACCATTTATTGGACTTTTTGGTACAGTTATTGGTATATTAGAATCATTTGCAAAATTTGCAAATCAATCAAAAGTAGCATTTTCAATTATTGCACCAGCAATTAGTGAAGCATTAGTTGCTACAGCTGCAGGTATTTTAGTGGCAATTTTCGCTTACACATTCCATCAGATTCTTTCAAGAAAAGTTTATGAATTAAGCATTTTTCTTAAGGCTCAATCACAAATTTTAATAGCTAAAGGATAA
- a CDS encoding energy transducer TonB produces MQNKTSFIISGIIAFTIYFSFCILVMLYIFSPSREQVNITPSSTTIELDMIEEIAEKKMVQKKVEKIIEKEEVVEKATSASNEKRPDLKSLFANVKETAQKVVKEEVNNVEKSIDPKRFKSKFEKEKKSTNIKIDRLLEDEKTATDSKVKSSSKGEKNDDYASKIYEILQSGAPISQDTNLVAKVVISIDENGKFDYKFQKESGDASYDASLRAYLDGQRNVTYPTPPNGKVVKYSVDFKFEG; encoded by the coding sequence ATGCAAAATAAAACTTCATTTATAATTTCAGGAATAATTGCATTTACAATATATTTTTCTTTTTGCATTTTAGTTATGCTCTATATCTTTTCTCCAAGTAGAGAACAAGTTAATATAACACCAAGTTCTACTACTATTGAACTTGATATGATAGAAGAAATAGCTGAGAAAAAAATGGTTCAAAAAAAAGTAGAAAAAATAATTGAAAAAGAAGAAGTAGTTGAAAAAGCAACTTCCGCTTCAAATGAAAAAAGACCTGATTTAAAATCATTGTTTGCTAATGTAAAAGAGACAGCACAAAAAGTTGTAAAAGAAGAAGTTAATAATGTTGAAAAATCTATTGATCCAAAAAGATTTAAATCAAAATTTGAGAAAGAAAAGAAATCTACAAATATTAAAATAGATAGATTGTTAGAAGATGAAAAAACTGCAACAGATTCAAAAGTAAAAAGCTCTTCAAAGGGTGAAAAAAATGATGATTATGCAAGTAAAATATATGAAATATTACAATCAGGTGCACCGATTTCTCAAGATACTAACTTGGTAGCAAAAGTAGTTATATCGATTGATGAAAATGGAAAATTTGATTATAAATTTCAAAAAGAATCCGGTGATGCTTCTTATGATGCATCTTTAAGAGCATATTTAGATGGACAAAGAAATGTTACTTATCCAACTCCTCCTAATGGAAAAGTTGTTAAGTATTCTGTTGATTTCAAATTTGAAGGATAA
- a CDS encoding biopolymer transporter ExbD → MYDFNQKPDLNITPLVDIMLVLLAILMVTAPVIEFEEPINLPTGSRSQQTQDVQKIDIIITKDRIVTLNKNKVEIANFADSFLLFSNGKDQNTPVHIRADKSLKYDDIVYVLKSVKEAGFFKVALVTDG, encoded by the coding sequence GTGTATGATTTTAATCAAAAACCAGATTTAAATATCACTCCTTTAGTTGATATCATGCTAGTTTTGTTAGCAATATTAATGGTAACAGCACCTGTTATTGAGTTTGAAGAACCAATTAATCTTCCAACAGGAAGTAGAAGTCAACAAACTCAAGATGTTCAAAAAATTGATATTATAATTACAAAAGATAGAATAGTTACATTAAATAAAAATAAAGTAGAAATTGCAAATTTTGCAGATAGTTTTTTACTATTTTCAAATGGAAAAGATCAAAATACTCCAGTTCATATAAGAGCTGATAAAAGTTTAAAATATGATGATATTGTTTATGTTTTAAAATCAGTAAAAGAAGCTGGATTTTTTAAAGTAGCATTAGTTACAGATGGGTAA